The region GCACGTGCGCTGGCGATGAAACCGCGCGTGCTGCTTTTAGATGAACCCTTTGGGGCTCTCGACGCCTTAACGCGTGCCCATCTGCAAGACAGCGTGATGCGCATCCAGCAGGAGCTGAAAACCACCATTGTGCTGATCACCCATGACGTGGATGAAGCGGTGTTGCTGTCGGATCGCGTGCTGATGATGACTAACGGCCCGGCGGCGCAGGTTGGCGAGATCCTCACGATTGATCTGCCACGCCCACGTTCCCGCGTGGCGCTGGCGGATGAGCCGCGCTACCACCAGCTACGCCAGCAGGTTCTGCATTTCCTCTACGAAAAACAGACGGCAGTGGCGTAAGGAGCGGGCGATGGTACAGCATCTGGTGGTGATTGGTAACGGGATGGCGGCGATGCGCATGGTGGAAACCTTGTTGCAACGGGCGCCAGGCTGCTATGCCATCACGGTGATTGGCCGTGAAGCACAGGGCAATTACAACCGTGTGCTGCTGTCACCGGTGCTGTCTGGGGAAAAAGACTTCGCTGACACGTTGATTCACACGCCGGAATGGTATGTCGCACACGACGTGCAACTGCTGATGGGTGAAGAAGCGCTGCAGGTGGATCTCATTGCACGGACGGTATTCACCGACCAACGCACGCTGCACTGGGACAAGCTGGTGTTCGCCTGTGGTTCACAACCCCGAATGCCGGATCTGCCGGGTGTTGAGCGCCCGCAGGTGTTGGGATTTCGCACCTTGCGCGATGTCGACACCATGCTGGCACAGGATGGACCCGTGGTGGTGCTGGGCGGCGGATTGATTGGGGTGGAAGCGGCTGCGGCGCTGCGCCTGCGCGGGCGCGACGTCACGCTGCTGCATCACCGTCCATGGCTGCTAGATCGCCAACTGGATCAACAGGCAGGCGCGCTGTTGACCCAGCATCTCACCCAGCGCGGGATCCACTGCCGGCTTGGCGTGTCGCTGCAATCGATCCATCGCGATCACGTTACGCTCACCGATGGCACGTCACTGCTTGCTCAGCAGGTGGTGATGGCGATTGGCGTCGTGCCTGAAATCGCACTGGCACAGCAGGCTGGCGTACCGTGCCAGCGCGGGATTCTGGTCAACCGTCAGCTGCAAACCTCGGTCGCTCACGTCTATGCACTGGGCGAATGCTGTGAAATCGACGGTGAAACTTTTGGTCTGGTGGCACCTTGCCTCGCTCAGGCTGAGGTGCTGGCGGCACAGCTGGCCGGCGAGCCAGTGGCGGATTTTCACCATCAGGAGAGCGGTACGCGGCTCAAAGTCACTGGCATTGAGATGTTCAGTGCGGGCGACATCCGCGAAGGTGAATCCATCATCAGTTTTGATCCTTTCGACGGCCACTATCGCCGTCTGTTCTTACGCGATGGCGCACTGCGCGGCGTGCTGCTGTTTGGTGACAGCCAGGGCGCCAGCACGCTGCTAACCCAATTACAACAGGCGGAACACGTAGGCATTCACGCGCTGTTCGGTCTGGATAATCCCTTAACGCAGCCTGGTGCTGCAGGAAGCAATGTGATGAGCAAACCTCTTCTCGCCGTGGTGGGCCACGGCATGGTCAGCCACCATTTTCTTGAGCAGCTGGTGAGTCGCGAACTGCATCACCACTACCATGTCGTGGTGTATGGCGACGAACCTCAAATGGCGTATGACCGTGTGCACCTGACGGAATACTTCACCGGAAAAAGCGCCGACGATCTGTCACTGGTCAGCGACAACTTCTTCGCGCAACACGGAATAGAACTGCGCACGGGGTGCGAAGTGCTGGCGATTGATACCGACAAGCGCAGTCTGCGTGATGCCAGCGGAGCAGAACTGGCGTGGGACAAACTGGTGCTGGCCACGGGTTCCGTACCCTTTGTGCCACCGGTGCCGGGACGAGAGAGCCCACGCTGTTTTGTCTATCGCACGTTGGCCGATCTGGATGCCATCGCGGCCTGCGCCAACCAGGCCACGCGCGGTGTGGTGATCGGGGGTGGTTTACTGGGTCTGGAAGCGGCTAATGCGCTCAAGCAACTGGGACTGGAAACCCACGTGGTGGAGTTCGCTCCGCGTCTGATGGCGGTGCAGCTGGATGACGGCGGCGCGCAGATGCTGCGCGGCAAAATTAGCGCACTGGGCGTGCAGATCCACACCAGCAAACAGACCGAAGCGATTGAAAGTCAGCCGGACGGCAGCGTGCAGCTGCGCTTTGCCGATGGCAGTGTGTTAGAAACCGATCTGATTGTGTTCTCAGCGGGTATCCGACCCCGTGATGCACTGGCGCGGGCGGCGGGTATTCAGCTCGGCGAACGGGGCGGCATTGCCATTAACGACGGCTGTGAAACCAACGTCGTAGGCGTCTATGCGATAGGCGAGTGTGCGCTGTGGCAAGGACAGATTTTTGGGCTGGTCGCGCCGGGCTATCAGATGGCGCGGGTGCTGGCAGCACAGCTGGCACAGGAGGAACTGGCGTTCAACGGCGCGGACATGAGCACCAAACTCAAACTGCTTGGTGTAGAAGTGGCATCGTTCGGTGATGCGCATGGCCGTACCGCAGACAGCCAGAGTTATCACTGGACCGACAATCCCAAAGGCATCTACAAAAAGCTGGTGGTGTGCAAAGACAGTAAAACATTGCTCGGCGGGGTACTGGTCGGTGACAGCGGTGATTACAGCAACCTGTTACAGATGATGCTCAACAAGATGCCACTGCCGAGTGAACCAGAAAGCCTGATTCTGCCGCAGCTGGCAGGCGCGCCCTCTAAAGCGCTGGGCGTGGCCGCGTTACCGGAAACCGCACAAATCTGCTCCTGCCATAACGTCAGCAAAGGCGACATTTGTGACGCCGTGCAGGCTGGTTGCGGCGATATGGCCGCGATCAAAAGCTGCACCAAAGCCGCTACCGGCTGTGGCGGCTGCAGCGCACTGGTGAAACAGGTCATGGAACTGGAGCTGGCGAATCAGGGCGTGGTGGTCAAAAAGGATATCTGCGAGCACTTTGCCTACTCAAGGCAGGAGTTGTATCACCTGATTCGCGTCGGCAAAATCACCACCTTTGATCAACTGATTCAGCAACATGGTCGTGGCCATGGCTGTGAAGTGTGCAAGCCGCTGGTGGGCTCGCTGCTGGCTTCTTGCTGGAACGAGTATCTGCTTAAGCCGCAGCATTTGCCGTTGCAGGACACCAATGACCGCTACTTTGCCAACATCCAGAAAGATGGCACTTACTCGGTGGTGCCACGTGTGCCTGCCGGGGAAATCACACCCAAGGGGCTGATTGCGATTGGTGA is a window of Pantoea rwandensis DNA encoding:
- the nirB gene encoding nitrite reductase large subunit NirB; translation: MVQHLVVIGNGMAAMRMVETLLQRAPGCYAITVIGREAQGNYNRVLLSPVLSGEKDFADTLIHTPEWYVAHDVQLLMGEEALQVDLIARTVFTDQRTLHWDKLVFACGSQPRMPDLPGVERPQVLGFRTLRDVDTMLAQDGPVVVLGGGLIGVEAAAALRLRGRDVTLLHHRPWLLDRQLDQQAGALLTQHLTQRGIHCRLGVSLQSIHRDHVTLTDGTSLLAQQVVMAIGVVPEIALAQQAGVPCQRGILVNRQLQTSVAHVYALGECCEIDGETFGLVAPCLAQAEVLAAQLAGEPVADFHHQESGTRLKVTGIEMFSAGDIREGESIISFDPFDGHYRRLFLRDGALRGVLLFGDSQGASTLLTQLQQAEHVGIHALFGLDNPLTQPGAAGSNVMSKPLLAVVGHGMVSHHFLEQLVSRELHHHYHVVVYGDEPQMAYDRVHLTEYFTGKSADDLSLVSDNFFAQHGIELRTGCEVLAIDTDKRSLRDASGAELAWDKLVLATGSVPFVPPVPGRESPRCFVYRTLADLDAIAACANQATRGVVIGGGLLGLEAANALKQLGLETHVVEFAPRLMAVQLDDGGAQMLRGKISALGVQIHTSKQTEAIESQPDGSVQLRFADGSVLETDLIVFSAGIRPRDALARAAGIQLGERGGIAINDGCETNVVGVYAIGECALWQGQIFGLVAPGYQMARVLAAQLAQEELAFNGADMSTKLKLLGVEVASFGDAHGRTADSQSYHWTDNPKGIYKKLVVCKDSKTLLGGVLVGDSGDYSNLLQMMLNKMPLPSEPESLILPQLAGAPSKALGVAALPETAQICSCHNVSKGDICDAVQAGCGDMAAIKSCTKAATGCGGCSALVKQVMELELANQGVVVKKDICEHFAYSRQELYHLIRVGKITTFDQLIQQHGRGHGCEVCKPLVGSLLASCWNEYLLKPQHLPLQDTNDRYFANIQKDGTYSVVPRVPAGEITPKGLIAIGEVAARYDLYTKITGGQRIDLFGARLEQLPDIWETLIAAGFETGHAYGKSLRTVKSCVGSTWCRYGVQDSTAFAIALENRYKGLRAPHKIKMAVSGCTRECAEAQSKDIGVIATDKGWNLYVCGNGGMKPRHADLFASDLDDATLLRYVDRILMFYVRTADRLQRTSVWMDNMEGGLDYLRSVIIEDALGIGDMLEQEMQVVVDRYQCEWQSTLQDPSRRALFTTTINSQQMDETLNYVRVREQRQPAAMDIIPVTNVPAEPWSEICDVTAIPEAAGMGARLGSQRVALFRFGETFYALEDIEPGTQASVLSRGILGDVAGEPVVISPLYKQRIRLRDGQSLDNAEHQLRCWPVRVEGSKVWLGHQPILALAAAS